From one Babesia bovis T2Bo chromosome 3, whole genome shotgun sequence genomic stretch:
- a CDS encoding Exosome complex exonuclease RRP4 N-terminal region family protein, giving the protein MLDSKITLPGDVVNTRASSLLQGRGTYVDNGVLRASFLGTFKQVNQLAYVEPLHGKYFAQVGDVVVGVVQRIGGNCWYIDIGSSMRVQLSIFQVNTEELATRRKLDEDVYEMRNLFGIGHVISCEVQRVSPNGTVLLQTRTSKYGRLNNGILVKVKPNLMLRQSKHMQELSCGISMILGCNGFIWLGPIQKSGDATIHAQVYHDICTFRRIILSLAGLSICINFALLCEIFEFFKEKCPGKNSLSKEQAPELLERFFSEKRA; this is encoded by the exons ATGCTGGATTCTAAAATAACGCTTCCAGGTGACGTCGTAAATACCAGGGCATCGTCACTGCTCCAGGGACGCGGGACGTACGTTGATAACGGTGTCCTTCGTGCAAGTTTCCTTGGAACATTTAAACAG GTCAACCAGCTGGCGTATGTAGAGCCCCTTCATGGTAAATACTTTGCCCAGGTGGGCGATGTTGTTGTTGGCGTGGTCCAACGCATCGGTGGCAATTGTTGGTACATAGATATAGGTTCATCTATGAGGGTCCAGCTGTCCATCTTTCAAGTGAACACTGAGGAGTTAGCAACTCGTCGCAAATTGGACGAAGACGTCTATGAGATGCGAAACTTATTTGGGATAGGACATGTAATCTCATGTGAAGTACAGCGCGTATCG CCCAATGGAACGGTGCTTTTACAGACACGTACTAGTAAATATGGCCGTCTGAACAACGGCATATTGGTGAAGGTTAAGCCTAATCTTATGCTCCGTCAAAGTAAGCATATGCAAGAGTTGTCATGCGGCATTAGTATGATTCTAGGTTGCAATG GCTTCATTTGGTTGGGTCCAATACAGAAGAGCGGTGATGCAACAATACATGCTCAGGTTTACCATGATATATGCACTTTTCGTCGTATTATACTTTCACTGGCCGGTTTGAGTATATGCATAAACTTTGCTCTACTTTGTGAGATATTCGAGTTTTTCAAGGAGAAATGCCCCGGCAAGAACAGCTTGTCAAAGGAACAAGCTCCGGAACTTTTAGAAAGATTTTTCAGCGAAAAACGAGCATAG
- a CDS encoding Ubiquitin carboxyl-terminal hydrolase 1 family protein: MVSKLLRKFNKLQIQGVRNMRGDFAPLEACPEVFNNYAEKLGQSNVVFQDLLAWEDWAYNELTKPVVGVIVTIPLTPKICRYRDTDAKYTSPKNVSAKVWFARQNLRNTCGTVALLHLLNNIEDDASVNEDSILEQMRKQSLKASPAERGALIEKTDKIKDLHTSFESQGQSAYNSDDVDTICHYITFVIVDDDLYELDGTLRFPVNHGRTEPKDLLRRVEKVVQGSIFALEPDNLQCAAIVASIKPDNEE, from the exons ATGGTATCTAAGCTTCTAAGGAAATTCAATAAACTGCAAATCCAAGGCGTACGTAACATGAGAGGTGACTTCGCTCCCCTTGAGGCTTGCCCTGAAGTTTTCAACAACTATGCGGAGAAATTAGGGCAAAGCAATGTAGTATTTCAGGATTTGCTAGCATGGGAAGATTGGGCATACAATGAG CTTACGAAGCCTGTAGTTGGTGTTATTGTGACCATCCCGCTCACACCAAAG ATATGCCGTTATCGCGATACTGATGCTAAATATACATCACCGAAAAATGTGTCAGCAAAAGTCTGGTTTGCAAGACAG AATCTACGGAACACATGTGGAACTGTGGCTTTGTTACATTTGCTTAACAATATCGAGGATGATGCAAGCGTGAATGAAGATTCTATCCTTGAACAAATGAGGAAGCAATCGCTGAAGGCTTCACCTGCCGAAAGAGGAGCA CTGATTGAAAAGACCGATAAGATCAAAGATCTACATACATCATTTGAATCACAAGGACAATCAGCATACAATTCCGACGATGTAGAT ACCATCTGCCACTACATTACTTTTGTTATCGTCGATGATGACCTTTACGAACTG GATGGAACACTCAGGTTTCCCGTGAACCACGGAAGAACTGAGCCCAAGGACTTGCTTAGG CGAGTAGAGAAGGTTGTACAAGGGAGTATATTCGCATTGGAGCCAGATAATCTACAGTGTGCTGCCATTGTGGCGTCAATCAAGCCGGACAATGAAGAGTGA
- a CDS encoding putative large subunit ribosomal protein L29e: MAKSKNHTNHNQIKKAHRNGIKKAKIPKKISTKGMCPKFLRNQKFAKKHMNSAGSDRSE, encoded by the exons ATGGCTAAATCCAAGAACCACACCAATCACAACCAG ATCAAAAAGGCACACCGTAACGGTATCAAGAAGGCGAAGATCCCTAAGAAGATTTCTACTAAGGGA ATGTGCCCCAAGTTCTTAAGAAACCAGAAGTTTGCCAAGAAACACATGAACTCTGCTGGGTCAGATCGCAGCGAGTGA